In Neorhizobium galegae, the following proteins share a genomic window:
- the rpoC gene encoding DNA-directed RNA polymerase subunit beta', with translation MNQEVMNLFNPQVPAQHFDSIRISIASPEKILSWSYGEIKKPETINYRTFKPERDGLFCARIFGPIKDYECLCGKYKRMKYKGIICEKCGVEVTLSRVRRERMGHIELAAPVAHIWFLKSLPSRISTLLDMTLKDVERVLYFENYIVTEPGLTSLKENQLLSEEEYMIAVDEFGEDQFTAMIGAEAIYEMLASMNLEKIAGDLRSELADTTSDLKQKKLMKRLKIVENFMESGNRPEWMIMKVVPVIPPDLRPLVPLDGGRFATSDLNDLYRRVINRNNRLKRLIELRAPGIIIRNEKRMLQESVDALFDNGRRGRVITGANKRPLKSLSDMLKGKQGRFRQNLLGKRVDYSGRSVIVTGPELKLHQCGLPKKMALELFKPFIYARLDAKGYSSTVKQAKKLVEKEKPEVWDILDEVIREHPVLLNRAPTLHRLGIQAFEPILVEGKAIQLHPLVCTAFNADFDGDQMAVHVPLSLEAQLEARVLMMSTNNILHPANGAPIIVPSQDMVLGLYYLAIMNQNEPGEGMAFSDMGELHHALENKIVTLHAKIRGRFKTVDAEGKPVSKIYETTPGRMIIGELLPKNVNVPFETCNQEMTKKNISKMIDTVYRHCGQKDTVIFCDRIMQLGFTHACKAGISFGKDDMIIPETKAKIVGDTETLVKEYEQQYNDGLITQGEKYNKVVDAWGKATEKVAEDMMARIKAVEFDPETGRQKQMNAIYMMSHSGARGSPNQMRQLGGMRGLMAKPSGEIIETPIISNFKEGLTVNEYFNSTHGARKGLADTALKTANSGYLTRRLVDVAQDCIVNLVDCGTESGLTMTAIVDAGQVVASIGARVLGRTALDDIDHPVTGARIVDAGKMILEPDVIEIEKAGIQSIRIRSALTCEVQTGVCSVCYGRDLARGTPVNMGEAVGVIAAQSIGEPGTQLTMRTFHLGGTANVVDQSFLEASYEGTIQIKNRNMLRNSEGVLVAMGRNMAVTILDERGVERSSQRVAYGSKLFVDDGDKVRRGQRLAEWDPYTRPMMTEVEGTVYFEDVVDSISVSESTDESTGITKRQVIDWRSTPRGIDLKPAIVIKDASGTILKLARGGEARFNLSVDAILSVEPGSKVSQGDVLARVPLESAKTKDITGGLPRVAELFEARRPKDHAIIAEIDGTIRLGRDYKNKRRVMIEPAEDGVEPVEYLIPKGKPFHLQEGDYIEKGDYILDGNPAPHDILAIKGVEALASYLVNEIQEVYRLQGVVINDKHIEVIVRQMLQKVEITDAGDSQYIVGDNVDRIELDEANERLAEEGKKPAYGEPVLLGITKASLQTPSFISAASFQETTKVLTEAAIAGKTDTLQGLKENVIVGRLIPAGTGGTMTQIRRIATSRDELILEERKKGSGASSATPMLQDLAGEKAPAAE, from the coding sequence ATGAACCAAGAGGTCATGAATCTTTTCAATCCGCAGGTGCCTGCACAGCACTTCGACTCGATCCGTATCTCGATCGCGTCTCCGGAGAAGATTCTCTCCTGGTCCTACGGCGAGATCAAAAAGCCGGAGACCATCAACTACCGTACCTTCAAGCCGGAACGCGACGGCCTTTTCTGCGCCCGCATCTTCGGGCCGATCAAGGACTACGAGTGCCTGTGCGGCAAGTACAAGCGCATGAAGTACAAGGGCATCATCTGCGAAAAGTGCGGCGTCGAAGTCACGCTGTCGCGCGTTCGCCGTGAGCGCATGGGCCATATCGAGCTCGCTGCTCCCGTCGCCCATATCTGGTTCCTGAAGTCGCTTCCGTCGCGTATCTCGACCCTTCTCGACATGACGCTGAAGGATGTCGAGCGCGTTCTCTATTTCGAGAACTACATCGTCACTGAGCCGGGCCTCACCTCGCTCAAGGAAAACCAGCTTCTTTCCGAAGAAGAATACATGATCGCCGTCGACGAGTTCGGCGAAGATCAGTTCACGGCGATGATCGGCGCCGAGGCCATCTACGAGATGCTGGCTTCGATGAATCTCGAAAAGATCGCCGGCGACCTGCGTTCGGAACTTGCCGACACCACGTCGGATCTGAAGCAGAAGAAGCTGATGAAGCGCCTGAAGATCGTCGAGAACTTCATGGAGTCGGGCAACCGTCCGGAATGGATGATCATGAAGGTCGTCCCGGTCATCCCGCCGGACCTGCGCCCGCTGGTTCCGCTCGATGGCGGCCGCTTTGCGACCTCCGACCTGAACGATCTCTATCGTCGCGTCATCAACCGTAACAACCGTCTGAAGCGCCTGATCGAACTGCGCGCTCCGGGCATCATCATCCGCAACGAAAAGCGCATGCTGCAGGAATCTGTGGACGCGCTGTTCGACAACGGCCGTCGTGGCCGCGTCATCACCGGCGCCAACAAGCGTCCGCTGAAGTCGCTGTCCGACATGCTGAAGGGCAAGCAGGGCCGCTTCCGCCAGAACCTTCTCGGCAAGCGCGTCGACTATTCCGGCCGTTCGGTCATCGTGACCGGTCCGGAACTGAAGTTGCACCAGTGCGGCCTGCCGAAGAAGATGGCGCTCGAACTGTTCAAGCCGTTCATCTACGCCCGCCTCGACGCCAAGGGTTACTCCTCGACCGTCAAGCAGGCCAAGAAGCTGGTTGAAAAGGAAAAGCCGGAAGTCTGGGATATCCTCGACGAGGTCATCCGCGAGCATCCGGTTCTCCTGAACCGCGCACCGACGCTGCACCGCCTGGGCATCCAGGCCTTCGAACCGATCCTGGTCGAAGGCAAGGCTATCCAGCTGCATCCGCTCGTCTGCACGGCCTTCAACGCCGACTTCGACGGTGACCAGATGGCCGTTCACGTGCCGCTGTCGCTCGAAGCCCAGCTCGAAGCCCGCGTGCTGATGATGTCGACGAACAACATCCTGCATCCGGCCAACGGCGCACCGATCATCGTTCCGTCGCAGGACATGGTTCTCGGTCTCTACTATCTGGCGATCATGAACCAGAACGAGCCGGGCGAAGGCATGGCCTTCTCCGACATGGGCGAACTGCACCACGCTCTGGAAAACAAGATCGTCACCCTGCATGCCAAGATCCGCGGCCGCTTCAAGACCGTGGACGCCGAAGGCAAGCCGGTTTCCAAGATCTATGAGACGACCCCCGGCCGCATGATCATCGGCGAACTTCTGCCGAAGAACGTCAACGTGCCGTTCGAGACCTGCAACCAGGAAATGACCAAGAAGAACATCTCCAAGATGATCGACACGGTCTACCGTCACTGCGGTCAGAAGGACACGGTGATCTTCTGCGACCGCATCATGCAGCTCGGCTTCACGCATGCGTGCAAGGCCGGCATTTCGTTCGGCAAGGACGACATGATCATTCCTGAAACCAAGGCCAAGATCGTTGGCGACACCGAAACCCTGGTGAAGGAATACGAGCAGCAGTACAACGACGGCCTGATCACTCAGGGCGAGAAGTACAACAAGGTCGTCGACGCCTGGGGCAAGGCCACCGAAAAGGTTGCAGAAGACATGATGGCCCGCATTAAGGCTGTCGAGTTCGATCCTGAAACCGGCCGCCAGAAGCAGATGAACGCCATCTACATGATGTCCCACTCGGGTGCCCGTGGTTCTCCGAACCAGATGCGCCAGCTGGGCGGCATGCGTGGCCTGATGGCCAAGCCGTCGGGCGAGATCATCGAAACGCCGATCATCTCGAACTTCAAGGAAGGCCTGACCGTTAACGAGTACTTCAACTCGACCCACGGTGCCCGTAAGGGTCTCGCAGACACCGCCTTGAAGACCGCGAACTCCGGTTACCTGACACGTCGTCTCGTCGACGTGGCGCAGGACTGCATCGTCAACCTGGTCGATTGCGGCACCGAGAGCGGCCTCACCATGACGGCGATCGTTGACGCCGGCCAGGTCGTGGCTTCCATCGGCGCTCGCGTCCTTGGCCGTACCGCACTCGACGATATCGATCACCCGGTCACGGGTGCCCGCATCGTCGACGCCGGCAAGATGATCCTCGAGCCGGACGTCATCGAGATCGAAAAGGCTGGTATCCAGTCGATCCGCATCCGTTCGGCACTGACCTGCGAAGTTCAGACGGGCGTCTGCTCGGTCTGCTACGGCCGAGATCTGGCCCGTGGTACTCCGGTCAACATGGGAGAAGCCGTCGGCGTCATCGCGGCTCAGTCGATCGGCGAGCCGGGAACCCAGCTCACCATGCGTACCTTCCACTTGGGCGGTACGGCAAACGTGGTCGACCAGTCGTTCCTGGAAGCGTCCTACGAAGGCACGATCCAGATCAAGAACCGCAACATGCTGCGGAACTCCGAAGGCGTTCTCGTCGCGATGGGCCGCAACATGGCGGTCACCATCCTTGACGAGCGCGGCGTCGAGCGTTCCTCGCAGCGCGTCGCCTACGGTTCGAAGCTGTTCGTGGATGATGGCGACAAGGTTCGTCGCGGTCAGCGTCTGGCAGAGTGGGATCCCTACACACGCCCGATGATGACGGAAGTGGAAGGTACGGTTTACTTCGAAGACGTGGTCGACTCGATCTCGGTTTCGGAATCCACCGACGAATCCACCGGCATCACCAAGCGTCAGGTTATCGACTGGCGTTCGACGCCGCGTGGCATCGACCTGAAGCCGGCGATCGTCATCAAGGACGCTTCGGGCACCATCCTGAAGCTTGCCCGCGGTGGCGAAGCCCGCTTCAACCTGTCGGTCGACGCCATCCTGTCGGTCGAGCCGGGCAGCAAGGTATCGCAGGGCGACGTTCTCGCCCGCGTGCCGCTGGAAAGCGCCAAGACCAAGGACATCACCGGTGGTCTGCCGCGCGTCGCCGAGCTCTTCGAAGCCCGTCGTCCGAAGGATCACGCCATCATCGCTGAGATCGATGGTACGATCCGCCTCGGCCGCGACTACAAGAACAAGCGTCGCGTCATGATCGAGCCGGCGGAAGACGGTGTCGAACCGGTCGAATACCTGATCCCGAAGGGCAAGCCGTTCCATCTTCAGGAAGGCGACTACATCGAAAAGGGCGACTACATCCTCGACGGCAATCCGGCACCCCACGACATCCTGGCGATCAAGGGCGTGGAAGCACTCGCTTCCTACCTCGTCAACGAAATCCAGGAAGTCTACCGCCTGCAGGGCGTTGTCATCAATGACAAGCACATCGAGGTGATTGTCCGTCAGATGCTGCAGAAGGTCGAGATCACCGATGCCGGCGACAGCCAGTATATCGTCGGTGACAATGTCGACCGGATCGAACTGGACGAAGCCAACGAGCGTCTTGCCGAAGAAGGCAAGAAGCCCGCTTACGGCGAACCGGTTCTGCTCGGCATCACCAAGGCGTCGCTGCAGACCCCGTCCTTCATCTCGGCCGCTTCCTTCCAGGAAACGACCAAGGTGCTGACGGAAGCTGCGATCGCCGGCAAGACCGACACGCTGCAGGGCCTGAAGGAAAACGTCATCGTCGGCCGTCTCATCCCGGCCGGTACGGGCGGCACCATGACTCAGATCCGCCGCATCGCCACCTCGCGCGACGAGCTCATCCTGGAAGAACGCAAGAAGGGTTCGGGCGCATCGTCCGCCACCCCGATGCTTCAGGACCTCGCCGGCGAAAAGGCTCCGGCTGCCGAGTAA
- the rpsL gene encoding 30S ribosomal protein S12, which translates to MPTVNQLIRKPRQANVKRNKVPALQENPQKRGVCTRVYTTTPKKPNSALRKVAKIRLTNGFEVIGYIPGEGHNLQEHSVVMIRGGRVKDLPGVRYHIIRGVLDTQGVKNRKQRRSKYGAKRPK; encoded by the coding sequence ATGCCTACCGTAAACCAGCTGATCCGCAAGCCTCGCCAGGCGAACGTAAAGCGTAACAAGGTTCCTGCTCTGCAGGAAAACCCCCAGAAGCGCGGCGTTTGCACCCGCGTTTACACGACGACCCCGAAGAAGCCGAACTCGGCTCTGCGTAAGGTTGCCAAGATCCGCCTGACCAACGGCTTCGAAGTCATCGGCTATATCCCGGGTGAAGGCCACAACCTGCAGGAACACTCCGTCGTGATGATCCGCGGCGGCCGCGTCAAGGACTTGCCGGGCGTTCGTTACCACATCATCCGCGGCGTTCTCGACACCCAGGGCGTCAAGAACCGCAAGCAGCGCCGTTCCAAGTACGGTGCGAAGCGTCCGAAGTAA
- the rpsG gene encoding 30S ribosomal protein S7 — MSRRHSAEKREINPDPKFGDLVVTKFMNAIMLHGKKSVAENIVYGAFDVVQGKAKADPLGIFHSALDNVAPHVEVRSRRVGGATYQVPVDVRPERRQALAIRWVIAAARKRNETTMVDRLSGELMDAANNRGSAVKKREDTHKMADANRAFSHYRW; from the coding sequence ATGTCCCGACGCCATAGTGCAGAGAAGCGTGAGATCAACCCGGACCCGAAGTTCGGCGATCTGGTCGTCACGAAGTTCATGAATGCGATCATGCTCCACGGCAAGAAGTCCGTGGCTGAAAACATCGTTTACGGCGCGTTCGACGTCGTGCAGGGCAAGGCCAAGGCCGACCCGCTGGGTATCTTCCATTCGGCGCTCGACAATGTCGCGCCGCATGTCGAAGTTCGTTCGCGCCGCGTTGGTGGTGCGACCTACCAGGTTCCGGTCGACGTTCGTCCCGAGCGCCGTCAGGCTCTCGCGATCCGTTGGGTGATCGCTGCTGCCCGCAAGCGCAACGAAACGACGATGGTCGATCGCCTTTCCGGTGAACTCATGGATGCTGCAAACAACCGTGGCAGCGCCGTCAAGAAGCGTGAAGACACGCACAAGATGGCCGACGCCAACCGCGCATTCTCGCATTACCGTTGGTAA
- the fusA gene encoding elongation factor G — MAREYKIEDYRNFGIMAHIDAGKTTTTERILYYTGKSHKIGEVHDGAATMDWMEQEQERGITITSAATTTFWKGRDGKMRRFNIIDTPGHVDFTIEVERSLRVLDGAVALLDANAGVEPQTETVWRQADKYNVPRLIFCNKMDKTGADFYRSVEMIKTRLGATAVVCQLPIGAETEFKGIVDLIEMNALVWRDESLGAQWDVVEIPEDLKERAEEFREKMIETIVDIDEEAMENYLNGVMPDNDKIRALIRRGTIDVKFFPMFCGSAFKNKGVQPLLDAVVEFLPSPADIPAIKGIDVKTEAEIDRHPDDTEPLSMLAFKIMNDPFVGSLTFCRIYSGKLEKGSALLNTVKEKRERVGRMLQMHSNSREDIEEAFAGDIVALAGLKETTTGDTLCDPLKPVILERMEFPEPVIQIAIEPKSKGDQEKMGLALNRLAAEDPSFRVKTDEESGQTIIAGMGELHLDILVDRMRREFKVEATVGAPQVAYRETITRKHEEDYTHKKQSGGTGQFARVKIVFEPNPDGDDFKFESKIVGGSVPKEYIPGVQKGIESVLSSGPLAGFPMLGVKATLIDGAFHDVDSSVLAFEIASRACFREAAKKAGAQLLEPMMKVEVVTPEDYVGDVIGDLNSRRGQIQGQESRGIAVVINAHVPLANMFKYVDNLRSMSQGRAQYSMTFDHYAPVPTNVANEIQAKYSGQK, encoded by the coding sequence ATGGCTCGCGAATATAAAATCGAAGACTACCGCAATTTCGGTATCATGGCGCATATCGACGCCGGCAAGACCACGACCACCGAGCGTATTCTTTATTACACCGGCAAGTCGCACAAGATCGGCGAAGTTCACGACGGCGCAGCCACGATGGACTGGATGGAGCAGGAGCAGGAGCGTGGCATCACGATCACTTCCGCTGCGACCACGACCTTCTGGAAGGGCCGCGACGGCAAGATGCGTCGCTTCAACATCATCGACACCCCCGGCCACGTCGACTTCACCATCGAAGTCGAACGTTCGCTGCGTGTGCTCGACGGTGCGGTTGCTCTTCTCGACGCCAATGCCGGCGTTGAGCCGCAGACGGAAACCGTCTGGCGTCAGGCCGACAAGTACAACGTTCCGCGCCTGATCTTCTGCAACAAGATGGACAAGACCGGCGCCGATTTCTATCGCTCGGTCGAGATGATCAAGACGCGCCTCGGCGCGACTGCGGTTGTCTGCCAGTTGCCGATCGGTGCCGAAACCGAGTTCAAGGGCATCGTCGATCTGATCGAGATGAACGCTCTCGTCTGGCGCGACGAGTCGCTCGGCGCCCAGTGGGACGTCGTCGAAATCCCGGAAGACCTCAAGGAACGCGCTGAAGAGTTCCGCGAAAAGATGATCGAGACGATCGTCGACATCGACGAAGAAGCCATGGAAAACTATCTGAACGGCGTCATGCCGGACAACGATAAGATCCGTGCGCTCATCCGTCGCGGCACCATCGACGTCAAGTTCTTCCCGATGTTCTGCGGTTCCGCCTTCAAGAACAAGGGCGTTCAGCCGCTCCTCGACGCCGTTGTCGAATTCCTGCCGTCCCCGGCGGATATTCCGGCGATCAAGGGCATCGACGTCAAGACCGAAGCCGAAATCGACCGTCATCCCGATGACACCGAGCCGCTTTCCATGCTGGCGTTCAAGATCATGAACGACCCCTTCGTCGGTTCGCTGACCTTCTGCCGTATCTATTCGGGCAAGCTCGAAAAGGGTTCTGCGCTGCTGAACACGGTCAAGGAAAAGCGCGAGCGCGTCGGCCGCATGCTGCAGATGCACTCGAACTCCCGTGAAGACATCGAAGAAGCTTTCGCCGGCGACATCGTCGCTCTCGCAGGCCTCAAGGAAACCACCACGGGCGACACGCTCTGCGATCCGCTGAAGCCGGTCATCCTCGAGCGCATGGAATTCCCCGAGCCGGTCATCCAGATCGCCATCGAGCCGAAGTCCAAGGGCGACCAGGAAAAGATGGGCCTCGCGCTCAACCGCCTGGCTGCCGAAGACCCGTCCTTCCGCGTCAAGACCGACGAGGAATCCGGCCAGACGATCATCGCCGGCATGGGTGAACTTCACCTCGACATTCTCGTCGACCGCATGCGTCGCGAGTTCAAGGTCGAAGCCACCGTCGGTGCTCCGCAGGTTGCTTATCGCGAAACCATCACGCGTAAGCACGAAGAGGATTACACGCACAAGAAGCAGTCCGGTGGTACCGGCCAGTTCGCGCGCGTCAAGATCGTCTTCGAACCGAACCCGGATGGCGATGACTTCAAGTTCGAGTCCAAGATCGTCGGTGGTTCTGTTCCGAAGGAATACATCCCGGGCGTCCAGAAGGGCATCGAAAGCGTCCTGTCTTCCGGCCCGCTGGCTGGCTTCCCGATGCTGGGCGTCAAGGCGACCCTCATCGACGGCGCCTTCCACGACGTCGACTCGTCGGTTCTGGCATTCGAAATCGCCTCCCGCGCCTGCTTCCGTGAAGCAGCCAAGAAGGCCGGTGCACAGCTCCTCGAGCCGATGATGAAGGTCGAAGTCGTCACTCCGGAAGATTACGTCGGTGACGTCATCGGTGACCTGAACTCCCGTCGCGGCCAGATCCAGGGCCAGGAATCGCGCGGCATCGCCGTGGTGATCAACGCCCACGTGCCGCTCGCGAACATGTTCAAGTACGTCGACAACCTGCGCTCCATGTCCCAGGGCCGCGCGCAGTACTCGATGACCTTCGATCACTACGCACCGGTTCCGACCAACGTCGCAAACGAAATCCAGGCTAAGTACTCCGGTCAGAAGTGA
- the tuf gene encoding elongation factor Tu, producing MAKSKFERNKPHVNIGTIGHVDHGKTSLTAAITKYFGEYKAYDQIDAAPEEKARGITISTAHVEYETPARHYAHVDCPGHADYVKNMITGAAQMDGAILVCSAADGPMPQTREHILLARQVGVPAIVVFLNKVDQVDDAELLELVELEVRELLTSYDFPGDDIPIIKGSALAALEDSDKKIGEDSIRELMAAVDAYIPTPERPINLPFLLPIEDVFSISGRGTVVTGRVERGIVKVGEEVEIVGIRATTKTTVTGVEMFRKLLDQGQAGDNIGALIRGVQRDGVERGQILCKPGSVKPHTVFMAEAYILTKEEGGRHTPFFTNYRPQFYFRTTDVTGIVELPEGTEMVMPGDNVTVKVTLINPIAMEEKLRFAIREGGRTVGAGIVASIVE from the coding sequence ATGGCAAAGAGCAAGTTTGAGCGCAACAAGCCGCACGTCAACATTGGCACGATCGGTCACGTTGACCATGGCAAGACGTCGCTGACGGCCGCGATCACGAAGTACTTCGGCGAGTACAAGGCCTATGACCAGATCGACGCGGCTCCTGAAGAAAAGGCACGCGGCATCACCATTTCGACGGCGCACGTCGAATACGAGACGCCGGCCCGCCATTATGCCCACGTCGACTGCCCCGGCCACGCCGACTACGTCAAGAACATGATCACCGGTGCTGCGCAGATGGACGGCGCGATCCTGGTTTGCTCGGCTGCCGACGGCCCGATGCCGCAGACCCGCGAGCACATCCTGCTCGCCCGTCAGGTCGGCGTTCCGGCGATCGTGGTGTTTTTGAACAAGGTCGACCAGGTCGACGACGCCGAGCTTCTCGAGCTCGTCGAGCTGGAAGTGCGCGAACTTCTGACCTCTTACGATTTCCCGGGCGACGACATCCCGATCATCAAGGGTTCGGCGCTGGCCGCTCTTGAAGATTCGGACAAGAAGATCGGCGAAGATTCGATCCGCGAGCTGATGGCCGCCGTCGACGCCTACATCCCGACGCCTGAGCGCCCGATCAACCTGCCGTTCCTGCTGCCGATCGAAGACGTGTTCTCGATCTCGGGCCGTGGTACGGTCGTGACCGGCCGCGTCGAGCGTGGCATCGTCAAGGTTGGCGAAGAAGTCGAGATCGTCGGCATCCGCGCCACCACCAAGACGACGGTGACCGGCGTTGAAATGTTCCGCAAGCTGCTCGACCAGGGCCAGGCCGGCGACAACATCGGCGCGCTGATCCGTGGCGTCCAGCGTGACGGCGTCGAGCGTGGCCAGATCCTGTGCAAGCCGGGTTCGGTCAAGCCGCACACGGTGTTCATGGCAGAAGCCTACATCCTGACGAAGGAAGAAGGCGGTCGTCATACGCCGTTCTTCACCAACTACCGTCCGCAGTTCTACTTCCGCACGACGGACGTGACCGGCATCGTTGAGCTTCCAGAAGGCACGGAAATGGTCATGCCGGGCGACAACGTGACTGTTAAGGTCACGCTGATCAACCCGATCGCGATGGAAGAAAAGCTGCGCTTCGCAATCCGCGAAGGCGGCCGCACCGTCGGCGCCGGTATCGTCGCCTCGATCGTCGAGTAA
- the rpsJ gene encoding 30S ribosomal protein S10 — MNGQNIRIRLKAFDHRILDASTREIVSTAKRTGASVRGPVPLPTRIEKFTVNRSPHIDKKSREQFEMRTHKRLLDIVDPTPQTVDALMKLDLAAGVDVEIKL; from the coding sequence ATGAACGGCCAAAATATCCGCATTCGCCTGAAGGCGTTCGATCACCGCATTCTCGACGCGTCGACGCGCGAGATCGTGTCGACGGCGAAGCGCACCGGCGCAAGCGTCCGGGGCCCCGTTCCGCTTCCGACCCGCATCGAGAAGTTTACGGTTAACAGGTCCCCCCACATCGACAAGAAGAGCCGCGAGCAGTTCGAGATGCGCACGCATAAGCGCCTTCTCGATATCGTTGACCCGACACCGCAGACGGTGGACGCGCTGATGAAGCTCGACCTCGCCGCTGGTGTCGATGTTGAGATCAAGCTCTGA
- the rplD gene encoding 50S ribosomal protein L4, which produces MEFNVKTLEGKDAGKVALSDEIFGLDPREDILARMVRWQLAKKQQGTHKTKGRAEVSRTGAKMYKQKGTGRARHHSARAPQFRGGGKAHGPVVRSHEHDLPKKVRALALRHALSAKMKAEDIIIVDNLVAAEAKTKALAGSFASLGLTNVLFIGGVELDSNFKLAAQNIPNVDVLPVQGINVYDILRRGKLVLSKAAVEALEERFK; this is translated from the coding sequence ATGGAATTTAACGTCAAGACCCTCGAGGGAAAAGACGCCGGCAAGGTAGCCCTGTCGGACGAGATTTTCGGCCTCGATCCCCGCGAAGACATTCTGGCCCGTATGGTTCGTTGGCAGCTCGCCAAGAAGCAGCAGGGCACGCACAAGACCAAGGGTCGTGCTGAAGTCTCCCGCACCGGCGCCAAGATGTACAAGCAGAAGGGTACGGGCCGCGCTCGTCACCATTCGGCTCGCGCTCCGCAGTTCCGCGGCGGCGGCAAGGCTCACGGCCCGGTCGTTCGCAGCCACGAGCATGACCTTCCGAAGAAGGTTCGCGCGCTGGCTCTCCGTCACGCCCTCTCTGCAAAGATGAAGGCTGAAGACATCATCATCGTCGACAACCTGGTTGCCGCCGAAGCAAAGACCAAGGCGCTTGCCGGTTCGTTCGCTTCGCTCGGCCTCACCAACGTGTTGTTCATCGGCGGCGTTGAGCTCGACAGCAACTTCAAGCTCGCAGCCCAGAACATCCCGAACGTCGATGTTCTGCCGGTTCAGGGCATCAATGTTTACGACATCCTGCGTCGCGGCAAGCTGGTGCTTTCCAAGGCTGCGGTGGAAGCTCTAGAGGAGCGTTTCAAGTGA
- a CDS encoding 50S ribosomal protein L23: MTDIRHYDVIVSPSITEKSTMASEQNQVVFNVAKTASKPEIKAAVEALFGVKVTAVNTLVRKGKVKRFRGFIGKQKDVKKAVVTLAEGQTIDVSTGL; the protein is encoded by the coding sequence GTGACCGACATTCGCCACTATGATGTGATCGTATCTCCCTCGATCACCGAAAAGTCGACCATGGCATCTGAACAGAACCAGGTCGTCTTCAACGTTGCCAAGACTGCTTCCAAGCCGGAAATCAAGGCTGCCGTAGAGGCGCTGTTCGGTGTGAAGGTCACGGCCGTCAACACGCTTGTCCGCAAGGGCAAGGTGAAGCGGTTCCGCGGCTTCATCGGTAAGCAGAAGGACGTCAAGAAGGCTGTCGTCACCCTGGCCGAAGGTCAGACGATCGACGTCTCCACCGGTCTCTGA
- the rplB gene encoding 50S ribosomal protein L2, producing the protein MALKSYNPTTPSQRQLVIVDRSGLWKGKPVKKLTEGLSKSGGRNNYGRITARFIGGGHKRTYRLIDFKRRKFDVEGTVERLEYDPNRTAFIALVTYTDGEQAYILAPQRLAAGDKVIASEKAVDVKPGNTMPLQYIPVGSIVHNVEMKPGKGGQMARSAGTYVQLVGRDAGMAILRLNSGEQRLVPGSCLASIGAVSNPDHGNINDGKAGRTVWRGKRPHNRGVVMNPVDHPHGGGEGRTSGGRHPVSPWGKPTKGKRTRSNKSTDKFIMRSRHQRKK; encoded by the coding sequence ATGGCATTGAAAAGCTACAACCCGACGACCCCGAGCCAGCGTCAGCTGGTCATCGTCGACCGGTCCGGCCTCTGGAAGGGCAAGCCCGTCAAGAAGCTCACCGAGGGTCTCTCCAAGAGCGGCGGCCGCAACAACTACGGCCGCATCACCGCCCGCTTCATCGGCGGCGGTCACAAGCGGACCTATCGCCTGATCGACTTCAAGCGTCGCAAGTTCGACGTTGAAGGCACGGTCGAGCGTCTGGAATACGACCCGAACCGTACGGCCTTCATCGCTCTCGTCACCTATACCGACGGCGAGCAGGCCTACATCCTGGCTCCGCAGCGTCTCGCTGCCGGCGACAAGGTGATCGCGTCCGAAAAGGCCGTCGACGTAAAGCCCGGCAACACCATGCCGCTGCAGTACATCCCGGTCGGTTCGATCGTGCACAACGTCGAAATGAAGCCGGGCAAGGGTGGCCAGATGGCTCGCTCCGCCGGCACCTACGTTCAGCTCGTCGGCCGCGATGCCGGCATGGCGATCCTGCGCCTCAACTCCGGCGAACAGCGCCTCGTACCGGGCTCCTGCCTGGCTTCGATCGGTGCGGTTTCCAACCCGGATCACGGCAACATCAACGACGGCAAGGCCGGTCGTACCGTCTGGCGCGGCAAGCGTCCGCATAACCGCGGCGTCGTCATGAACCCGGTCGACCATCCGCACGGCGGTGGTGAAGGCCGCACCTCGGGTGGCCGTCATCCGGTCAGCCCCTGGGGCAAGCCGACCAAGGGCAAGCGCACACGTTCGAACAAGTCCACGGACAAGTTCATCATGCGTTCGCGCCACCAGCGCAAGAAGTAA
- the rpsS gene encoding 30S ribosomal protein S19, translating to MARSVWKGPFVDGYLLKKAEKVREGGRSEVIKMWTRRSTILPQFVGLTFGVYNGSKHIPVSVNEDMVGHKFGEFAPTRTYYGHGADKKAKRK from the coding sequence ATGGCTCGTTCAGTATGGAAAGGTCCGTTTGTTGACGGCTATCTTCTCAAGAAGGCTGAGAAGGTGCGCGAAGGCGGACGGAGTGAAGTAATCAAGATGTGGACCCGTCGGTCCACCATCCTGCCGCAGTTCGTTGGCTTGACGTTCGGCGTCTACAACGGCAGCAAGCACATTCCGGTCAGCGTCAACGAAGACATGGTCGGACACAAGTTCGGTGAATTCGCTCCCACCCGTACCTATTACGGTCACGGCGCGGACAAGAAGGCGAAGAGGAAGTAA